In Terriglobia bacterium, one DNA window encodes the following:
- the aroA gene encoding 3-phosphoshikimate 1-carboxyvinyltransferase, translated as MIYSVQSGGPLRGTVQCPGDKSISHRYAMLAALARGKSELRQFAGSEDCRNTLRCLGALGVEIRTQGTSVFISGNGIRGLKPPAAPLDAGNSGTTIRLLSGILAGQPFASVLTGDESLSQRPMGRIIQPLSLMGAQIGSREGGLPPLSIRGGNLHAIRYSLPVASAQVKSCVLLAGLFADGPTAVEERVATRDHTEIALRQFGGTVRERESWIEVEPGPTLEGLRLDVPGDLSGAAFFIVAAALVPGSELMLPQVGLNPRRRTLIDYLDGAGVKVSVQNRSERAGEARGDLHVRYDPASLGKQMPPIRAELAAALIDEIPVLAVLGSQTGGLEIHDAGELRVKESDRIAAVTANLRAMGADVEEHPDGLAIAGRQRLRGTEVDSRGDHRIAMAFAVAGLAASGDTRIHKAECAAVSFPGFYEALARIRSG; from the coding sequence ATGATTTACTCCGTTCAGTCGGGTGGGCCGTTGCGCGGCACAGTCCAGTGTCCGGGCGACAAGTCGATCTCGCATCGCTATGCCATGCTGGCGGCACTTGCCCGGGGAAAATCTGAGCTGCGGCAATTCGCGGGGAGCGAGGATTGCCGGAACACCCTTCGCTGTCTAGGTGCGCTGGGCGTGGAAATCCGCACGCAGGGGACGTCCGTCTTCATCTCGGGCAACGGGATCCGGGGTCTGAAACCGCCCGCCGCGCCCCTGGACGCAGGGAATTCCGGCACGACCATCCGCTTGCTCTCCGGCATCCTCGCCGGCCAGCCTTTCGCTTCCGTCCTCACCGGAGATGAATCGCTCTCCCAGCGCCCCATGGGAAGGATCATCCAGCCCCTCAGCCTCATGGGCGCGCAGATCGGCTCCCGCGAGGGCGGACTGCCACCGTTGAGTATCCGCGGCGGCAACCTGCATGCAATCCGCTACTCTCTGCCGGTTGCCAGTGCCCAGGTCAAGTCCTGCGTGCTGCTTGCCGGTCTGTTCGCCGATGGCCCTACCGCGGTGGAGGAAAGGGTGGCCACGCGGGATCATACCGAGATCGCTCTGCGGCAGTTCGGTGGCACGGTGCGAGAGCGCGAGAGCTGGATCGAGGTTGAACCCGGCCCGACACTCGAGGGACTCCGGCTCGACGTCCCCGGTGATCTCTCGGGCGCCGCTTTTTTCATTGTGGCCGCAGCCCTGGTGCCCGGCTCCGAACTGATGCTGCCGCAAGTCGGGCTGAACCCGCGGCGCCGCACGCTCATTGATTACCTCGACGGCGCAGGTGTGAAGGTGTCGGTCCAAAACCGGTCTGAGAGGGCGGGCGAAGCGCGCGGAGACCTCCACGTACGCTACGATCCCGCTTCCCTGGGAAAGCAGATGCCGCCGATCCGGGCGGAGCTGGCGGCGGCTCTGATCGATGAAATTCCGGTTCTGGCGGTCCTGGGATCACAGACCGGAGGCCTGGAAATCCACGATGCCGGCGAACTGCGCGTGAAGGAAAGTGACCGGATCGCGGCCGTGACTGCGAACCTCCGTGCCATGGGTGCGGACGTCGAAGAACATCCCGATGGGCTTGCGATTGCAGGCCGGCAGCGCCTGCGCGGCACGGAGGTCGACAGCCGGGGCGATCACCGCATCGCGATGGCATTTGCGGTAGCAGGATTGGCGGCCTCCGGTGACACTCGCATCCACAAGGCCGAGTGCGCCGCCGTGAGTTTTCCGGGATTCTACGAGGCCCTCGCGCGCATCCGATCAGGGTGA
- a CDS encoding endonuclease III: MKTATIERILRVLRREVLKWKVPAVGAVAERAADRPFETLVSTILSLRTKDAVTGQASRRLLSRAPTPETLVSLPIAKIEELIFPVGFYHTKARNLQETCRILLRDYSGKVPPDMQELLKLPGVGRKTANLVITLGYGRYGICVDTHVHRISNRWGYVKTKTPEKTEYALRDRLPKKHWKSYNDLLVTFGQNMCVPISPWCSRCPVRQYCKRVGVGRHR; this comes from the coding sequence ATGAAAACAGCCACGATCGAAAGGATATTGCGCGTTCTGCGGAGGGAAGTCTTGAAATGGAAAGTCCCGGCAGTCGGCGCCGTCGCCGAGCGCGCTGCCGACCGCCCTTTTGAAACCCTGGTCAGCACCATTCTTTCTTTGCGCACCAAGGATGCCGTGACCGGCCAGGCTTCGCGTCGCCTCCTGTCGCGCGCCCCCACGCCCGAAACCCTGGTGTCGCTCCCGATCGCGAAAATTGAGGAGCTGATCTTTCCCGTGGGCTTTTATCATACCAAGGCGCGAAATCTTCAAGAGACCTGCCGGATTCTGCTGCGGGACTATAGCGGGAAAGTTCCGCCCGACATGCAGGAGCTGCTGAAACTCCCCGGAGTCGGACGCAAGACAGCCAACCTGGTGATCACGCTCGGCTACGGCCGTTACGGCATATGCGTCGACACCCACGTGCACCGCATTTCGAATCGCTGGGGTTACGTCAAAACAAAAACGCCGGAGAAAACCGAATATGCGCTGCGCGACAGGCTCCCGAAGAAGCATTGGAAGTCCTACAACGACCTCCTGGTAACCTTCGGCCAGAATATGTGCGTGCCGATTTCGCCGTGGTGCAGCAGGTGCCCGGTTAGACAGTACTGCAAAAGAGTGGGAGTGGGCCGCCACCGCTAG
- a CDS encoding tetratricopeptide repeat protein produces MSPPGLRPWASRIAMTALVSILLCTAAGCRPATVRVPVAPEDLARANTVATEGDIAFARKDYYAALIKYLEAGRLNPNSEYVQNKLGITYSRLRFYPEAISAFNRSIALDPKYSFSYNNLGSVYFADNNKKKAEAYFRKAIGLKNDEASFHINLGTLLFEKGKYEKGLQELRKGLSLDPDIMKRSVGDGLVAAVAQKSSAEKNYFMARFYASMGNAERAVENLQQALTNGFTNLEALRTEKDFDPIRQDEKFIAFMKYAAQLIKS; encoded by the coding sequence ATGAGCCCTCCAGGGCTTCGCCCATGGGCGAGCCGTATTGCCATGACCGCCCTCGTGTCGATCCTGCTGTGCACGGCTGCGGGCTGCAGACCTGCGACAGTGCGGGTTCCAGTCGCACCCGAGGACCTGGCACGGGCAAACACGGTGGCGACAGAAGGCGATATCGCATTCGCGCGCAAGGATTACTATGCTGCTCTGATCAAATACCTGGAAGCAGGGCGGCTCAATCCGAACAGCGAGTACGTCCAGAACAAGCTCGGGATTACCTATTCCCGGCTCCGTTTCTACCCGGAGGCGATCTCGGCCTTTAATCGCTCCATCGCGCTCGATCCGAAGTATTCCTTCTCATACAACAACCTGGGTTCTGTCTACTTCGCCGACAACAATAAGAAAAAGGCGGAGGCGTACTTCCGCAAAGCTATCGGCTTGAAAAACGATGAGGCGTCATTTCACATCAACCTGGGAACCCTCCTCTTCGAGAAAGGGAAATATGAAAAGGGCTTGCAGGAGTTGAGGAAGGGACTCAGCCTCGACCCCGATATTATGAAGAGATCCGTCGGCGACGGCCTGGTGGCCGCGGTTGCACAGAAAAGCAGCGCGGAAAAGAATTACTTCATGGCGCGCTTCTATGCCTCCATGGGCAACGCTGAGCGTGCGGTGGAGAACCTGCAGCAGGCCCTAACCAACGGATTTACAAACCTGGAAGCTCTCCGCACGGAGAAGGACTTCGATCCCATCAGGCAGGATGAGAAGTTCATCGCCTTCATGAAATACGCCGCCCAACTGATAAAGTCCTGA
- a CDS encoding shikimate kinase codes for MTTHSGKPGSRRDSILYLVGFMGAGKTEVGCRLAESLGWPFVDLDREIEKREGMSIREIFKQRGEGYFRVLERSELRQVSVRHNSVVAVGGGGFCNAENQKIIARTGTSIWLNAPLETLFARCSGDPASRPLFANMEEMARLLQSRLPFYAKAQLHIQVAGLSVEDIVCQILQTTQASINPLS; via the coding sequence ATGACAACCCATTCAGGCAAGCCGGGATCCCGAAGAGATTCGATTCTCTACCTTGTTGGATTCATGGGGGCAGGGAAGACCGAAGTAGGGTGTCGGCTGGCCGAATCGCTTGGCTGGCCCTTCGTTGATCTTGACCGGGAGATCGAGAAGCGTGAAGGCATGTCTATCCGCGAGATATTCAAACAGCGGGGAGAAGGGTATTTTCGCGTGCTCGAACGGAGTGAGCTGCGCCAGGTGAGCGTAAGACATAACTCTGTGGTTGCGGTCGGCGGCGGCGGTTTCTGCAATGCCGAGAACCAGAAAATCATCGCGCGCACCGGTACCAGCATCTGGCTGAATGCGCCGCTGGAAACGCTGTTTGCACGCTGCAGCGGCGATCCCGCCTCACGGCCCTTATTTGCGAACATGGAGGAAATGGCGCGGTTGCTTCAGAGCCGGCTCCCGTTCTACGCCAAGGCCCAGCTGCATATCCAGGTTGCCGGCCTCAGCGTCGAAGACATCGTGTGCCAGATACTCCAGACCACGCAGGCCTCAATCAATCCTCTTTCATGA
- a CDS encoding peptidylprolyl isomerase has product MARYDEPDSAETSFFICLGDAANLDGLHTVFGKVVEGMEVLDRYQDVPVEGETPKGRIELQRETISKK; this is encoded by the coding sequence ATGGCCCGCTACGATGAGCCGGACAGCGCAGAGACCTCCTTCTTCATTTGCCTGGGCGACGCGGCCAATCTCGACGGCCTGCACACCGTCTTCGGCAAAGTCGTGGAGGGCATGGAAGTCCTGGATCGCTATCAAGACGTCCCCGTGGAAGGCGAAACTCCCAAGGGGCGCATCGAGCTCCAGAGGGAGACAATCAGCAAGAAATAA
- a CDS encoding RNA polymerase sigma factor, which produces MGHTVVWRKENSAEDQTLVRRCQSGDDTAFEELVRKYQQTLFNVVYHNMGRRGDAEDIVQKVFSKVYFSLPKFDLNRPFFPWVYRIAVNQCYDEMRRARRRRSITFSELNLQDSENLENLLKQDEIQEAPGEERRDLHDLLYKVLDQLPEKQRKAIVLRDLEDVPYEKMAEVMSCTEQAARLKVFRARTRLRDLMLKAMRRRERAPARQ; this is translated from the coding sequence ATGGGGCATACCGTAGTGTGGCGGAAAGAGAATTCAGCTGAAGATCAGACCCTGGTGCGCCGCTGTCAGAGCGGCGATGACACTGCTTTCGAGGAGCTGGTGCGGAAGTACCAGCAAACTCTGTTCAACGTCGTCTATCACAACATGGGGCGCCGCGGCGATGCGGAAGACATCGTCCAGAAAGTCTTCTCCAAAGTCTATTTTTCGCTTCCCAAATTCGACCTCAACAGGCCCTTCTTCCCCTGGGTCTACCGCATTGCCGTCAACCAGTGCTATGACGAGATGAGGCGTGCACGGCGGCGCCGGTCCATAACCTTCTCCGAACTCAACCTCCAGGACTCGGAAAACCTCGAAAACCTGTTGAAACAGGACGAGATTCAGGAAGCTCCCGGCGAAGAGAGAAGGGATCTTCACGACCTGTTGTACAAGGTGTTGGATCAACTGCCGGAGAAGCAGCGCAAGGCGATTGTGCTTCGGGACCTGGAAGACGTGCCCTATGAAAAGATGGCCGAAGTGATGAGCTGCACAGAGCAGGCCGCGCGGCTCAAGGTCTTTCGTGCCAGAACTCGCCTGCGGGATTTGATGTTGAAGGCAATGCGGCGGCGTGAGCGTGCCCCTGCCAGACAGTAA
- the uvrB gene encoding excinuclease ABC subunit UvrB: MTKKSSQTENELSYSNVPYGRALIHSSKFEISTPFKPCGDQAAAIESLMHGLGDGEKHQVLLGVTGSGKTFTMAKVIEALQRPTLVLAHNKTLAAQLYREFKSFFPNNAVEYFVSYYDYYQPEAYIAATDTYIEKDALINDEIDQLRHSATRSLFERRDCIIVASVSCIYGLGSPEAYYGMLLFLEKGQRIKRDEILRRLVEMQFTRQDFELERGHFRVRGDVVEVYPTYEDYAIRIEMFGDEIDSIAQIDPVTGRTLKKHERLPIYPKSHYVQPRDQLLHAIETIKEELEQWHTHLMQEGKELEAHRVQQRTLFDLEMMKELGYCRGIENYSRHLTGRLPGEPPPTLLDYMPRDWMLFVDEAHATIPQVRGMYFGDRSRKENLVKYGFRLPSALDNRPLNFQEFEERVNQVVYVSATPGPYELTKSGGVVVEQIVRPTGLTDPEVEIRPVAGQVDSLMEEVRLRAERNERVLVTTLTKRMAEDLADYYTELGLRVRYLHSEIETLERVRILAALRAGEFDALIGINLLREGLDLPEVSLVAILDADKEGFLRSTTSLIQTMGRAARHINGRAILFADARTGSMEAAIEETNRRRAAQKRYNEENHIIPQSVIKPLDPEMIRIYEGDYYEMPEVAEAAGCYSSPEELEKQIQHLEKEMREAARQFEFEKAAALRDQIKKLKKTEMEFLTPGAAS, translated from the coding sequence ATGACCAAGAAGTCCTCGCAAACCGAAAATGAGCTTTCCTACTCGAACGTCCCGTACGGAAGAGCATTGATCCACTCCTCGAAATTCGAGATCAGCACCCCCTTCAAACCGTGCGGGGACCAGGCTGCCGCGATTGAGAGCTTGATGCACGGTCTTGGGGACGGGGAAAAACACCAGGTGCTGCTCGGGGTCACGGGTTCAGGCAAAACATTTACCATGGCGAAGGTGATCGAAGCTCTCCAGCGTCCTACTTTGGTTCTCGCCCACAACAAGACGCTGGCGGCTCAGCTTTACCGGGAATTCAAATCCTTCTTCCCCAACAATGCGGTCGAATACTTCGTTTCCTACTATGATTACTACCAGCCGGAAGCCTACATTGCGGCGACGGACACCTACATCGAGAAAGACGCCCTGATCAACGACGAAATCGATCAACTGCGGCACTCAGCCACACGATCCCTGTTCGAGCGCCGGGATTGTATCATCGTCGCCAGCGTATCCTGCATCTATGGTCTGGGGTCGCCGGAAGCCTACTACGGCATGCTCCTCTTTCTGGAGAAGGGACAGCGTATCAAGAGGGATGAGATCCTGCGCCGCCTCGTCGAGATGCAGTTTACGCGCCAGGATTTCGAACTGGAACGCGGGCATTTCCGGGTGCGTGGAGATGTGGTGGAGGTGTACCCCACCTACGAGGATTACGCGATTCGCATCGAGATGTTCGGGGATGAAATCGACTCGATCGCGCAGATCGATCCGGTCACCGGCCGCACCCTGAAGAAGCATGAGCGTCTGCCGATCTACCCCAAATCACACTATGTTCAGCCCCGCGACCAGCTTTTGCACGCCATTGAAACCATCAAAGAGGAGCTTGAGCAATGGCACACGCACCTGATGCAGGAGGGGAAGGAGCTGGAAGCCCACAGGGTGCAGCAGCGCACCTTGTTCGACCTCGAGATGATGAAAGAACTGGGCTACTGCCGCGGCATCGAGAACTATTCGCGCCACCTCACGGGACGCCTGCCGGGCGAGCCGCCTCCGACCCTGCTTGACTACATGCCCCGCGACTGGATGCTCTTCGTCGACGAAGCGCACGCGACGATCCCGCAGGTGCGCGGCATGTACTTCGGGGACCGCTCACGCAAGGAGAACCTGGTGAAGTACGGATTCCGGCTGCCATCGGCGCTGGACAACCGGCCTCTCAACTTCCAGGAATTTGAGGAGCGTGTGAACCAGGTGGTGTATGTGTCGGCGACTCCCGGGCCCTATGAACTTACCAAATCGGGCGGGGTGGTCGTGGAACAGATCGTGCGCCCGACCGGGCTCACCGACCCCGAAGTCGAGATACGCCCGGTGGCGGGGCAGGTAGACAGCCTGATGGAAGAGGTTCGGCTGCGTGCCGAGCGCAACGAGAGAGTGCTGGTCACGACTTTAACCAAGCGCATGGCCGAGGACCTCGCCGATTATTATACCGAACTCGGCCTGCGGGTTCGCTACCTGCACTCCGAGATCGAAACGCTGGAACGGGTGCGGATACTCGCTGCACTGCGTGCAGGCGAATTTGACGCCCTGATCGGGATCAATCTGCTGCGGGAAGGACTGGATCTTCCCGAGGTTTCGCTCGTGGCCATTCTCGACGCCGACAAGGAAGGATTCCTGCGCTCCACGACCTCACTGATTCAGACTATGGGCCGGGCGGCGCGACACATCAACGGCAGGGCGATCCTCTTCGCCGACGCCCGCACCGGCTCCATGGAGGCTGCCATCGAGGAGACCAACCGTCGGCGCGCAGCCCAAAAGCGGTACAACGAAGAGAACCACATCATTCCGCAGTCCGTGATCAAGCCGCTTGATCCCGAGATGATCCGGATCTACGAGGGCGACTACTACGAAATGCCGGAAGTGGCCGAAGCCGCCGGGTGCTATTCTTCGCCCGAAGAGTTGGAGAAGCAGATCCAGCACCTCGAGAAGGAAATGCGGGAGGCGGCCCGGCAGTTCGAATTTGAAAAGGCCGCCGCCCTCCGCGATCAGATCAAGAAACTCAAGAAAACGGAGATGGAGTTTCTTACCCCCGGGGCCGCATCATGA
- the lepA gene encoding translation elongation factor 4, giving the protein MTDKAYIRNFSIIAHIDHGKSTLADRLLELTGALTKREMADQVLDAMDLERERGITIKAHAVRLKYHAEDGNDYLLNLIDTPGHVDFSYEVSRSLAACEGALLVVDASQGVEAQTLANTYLALDHHLEIVPVINKIDLPSADVERAREQIENIIGLDAKDAILASAKEGIGTEEILEAVVRRCPPPRGEYEKPLKALVFDSWFDPYRGVIVLIRVIDGTLRRGMRIRLMAIQQAFTVEQVGVITPKFQEVDELSVGEVGFVAAGIKRVADSKIGDTITDDVRPTAAALPGFQEVKPMVFAGLYPTDNAQYEDLRDALEKLQLNDSSFYYEPDTSGALGFGFRCGFLGLLHMEIVQERLEREFNLSLITTAPGVRYRVTTRKGEVVEIHNPSKLPPAGDLLMFEEPMITAMIISHSDYVGPILKLAEEKRGVQKGFEYVTTNRVLITYELPLGEIVLDFYDRLKSVSRGYASLDYHFSGYKESRLVKLDILVSGEPVDALSLIVHQDNAPQRGRALAAKMKELIPRQMFEVVIQAAIGSKVIAREVVRPMRKNVIAKCYGGDITRKRKLLEKQKEGKKRMKKLGKVEIPQEAFLAVLKVE; this is encoded by the coding sequence GTGACCGACAAGGCATACATACGCAACTTTTCCATTATTGCCCACATCGACCATGGCAAGTCGACCCTAGCCGATCGCCTGCTGGAACTCACAGGTGCTCTCACCAAGCGGGAAATGGCCGACCAGGTGCTGGATGCCATGGACCTGGAGCGGGAGCGCGGCATCACCATCAAGGCCCACGCCGTACGCTTGAAATATCACGCCGAGGACGGCAACGACTACCTTCTGAATCTCATCGATACTCCGGGCCACGTCGATTTTTCCTATGAGGTTTCACGCAGCCTCGCCGCGTGCGAGGGTGCGCTTCTGGTTGTCGACGCATCCCAGGGGGTTGAAGCCCAGACCCTGGCCAACACCTATCTGGCGCTGGACCATCACCTGGAAATCGTGCCGGTCATCAACAAGATCGATCTTCCGAGTGCCGACGTCGAACGCGCCAGGGAGCAGATCGAGAACATCATCGGATTGGACGCCAAGGATGCCATTCTCGCCAGCGCAAAGGAAGGGATCGGCACGGAGGAGATCCTCGAAGCCGTTGTCCGCCGTTGCCCTCCGCCCCGGGGGGAATATGAGAAGCCGCTCAAGGCCCTGGTCTTTGATTCCTGGTTCGACCCCTACCGCGGAGTAATTGTGCTCATCAGGGTGATCGACGGCACTCTCCGCCGCGGGATGAGGATCCGGCTCATGGCCATCCAGCAGGCGTTTACCGTGGAGCAGGTGGGTGTCATCACCCCCAAATTCCAGGAAGTGGACGAGTTGTCGGTGGGAGAGGTCGGCTTTGTCGCCGCCGGCATCAAGCGCGTCGCCGACAGCAAGATCGGCGACACAATCACAGACGATGTGCGTCCCACGGCGGCGGCGTTGCCGGGCTTCCAGGAAGTGAAGCCGATGGTTTTCGCCGGCCTCTATCCGACGGACAATGCGCAGTACGAGGACCTGCGCGACGCCCTCGAGAAGCTTCAGCTCAACGACTCCTCTTTCTACTACGAACCCGACACCTCGGGCGCACTCGGATTCGGTTTCCGTTGCGGCTTCCTCGGGCTGTTGCATATGGAGATCGTTCAGGAGCGTCTGGAACGGGAGTTCAACCTGTCGCTGATCACGACCGCCCCTGGTGTGCGCTATCGCGTCACGACCAGAAAGGGCGAGGTGGTCGAGATACACAATCCCTCCAAGCTGCCGCCCGCCGGGGATCTCCTCATGTTCGAGGAGCCCATGATCACGGCCATGATCATCTCGCACAGCGATTACGTCGGCCCGATTCTGAAACTGGCGGAGGAAAAGCGCGGCGTGCAAAAGGGCTTCGAGTACGTCACGACCAACCGCGTCCTGATCACCTATGAACTCCCGCTGGGCGAGATCGTCCTCGATTTCTATGACCGCCTGAAATCCGTCTCCCGGGGATACGCATCGCTGGATTACCACTTCTCGGGCTACAAAGAGTCCCGGCTGGTGAAGCTCGACATCCTCGTCAGCGGCGAGCCTGTGGACGCCCTCTCCCTCATTGTCCACCAGGACAATGCGCCGCAGCGCGGCAGGGCTCTGGCCGCCAAGATGAAGGAGCTGATCCCGCGGCAGATGTTCGAGGTTGTGATCCAGGCCGCTATCGGCAGCAAGGTGATCGCACGCGAAGTGGTGCGCCCGATGCGTAAGAACGTGATCGCGAAGTGCTACGGCGGGGACATCACCCGCAAGCGCAAGCTCCTGGAGAAGCAGAAGGAGGGCAAAAAACGCATGAAAAAGCTGGGTAAAGTCGAGATCCCCCAGGAAGCCTTCCTGGCAGTCCTCAAGGTTGAATAA
- a CDS encoding transglycosylase SLT domain-containing protein, with amino-acid sequence MQLHQLKSEPIYPESPKVPGTGRLLIRVVVFFLVASSVAAVKDTRNASAQLSATLDPLSYKYSSVLQATLGAFGTGMGNFSSGLFAAAAAAFPDLSAAASTAVADYILLYKARACLELGKGKEALDLFRALQSQYPDSPVLAQAIQGQSQALLILHDPTAALGTLDSAQVKEDAGVSCLRGQALEAWGKGAEAARIYLHIFTDHVDSGEADFAERRLRALSPAFLTKAENREMLVRRSENLIRAGRSLEARTLLLKLESARLPGPGEGKIYLLLSDADTNLRRLTEALRYLRRVTDPNLAAQANYLEGVCYRGLGNEAGFLKTRDRALQLFPQSPFTEKLLYSVATYYDVDNKIEAAREAYQAIARGFPKGEYIERSLWKLALYSYSGKHYEEALNGFWQYLQANPSPGAASAPAYWMGRCFENLGDPDKAASLYGRVQFLANNSYYGQRAREALAAMVSPSPTTTLAPTTIDFAQVSRKLDTILPEPATIPEPSAATLRVIERARQLVAAGLLDLALVELERGYAGHGGNDKVLCYGMSRIYQSKDNFFGAISTLRRAFPDYLDLPSASLPDEVWDILFPVRHFNLVAQHALRNHLDPDLVLALIRQESAFQESARSKANARGLMQVLPSTGRILAREAGIARYTVSRLYNPETNVALGTRYLASLLQRYGGKVELALAAYNAGDNRVDRWLQEFGDVNVAEFVERIPFSETRGYVKQVISNRAHYHLRTAPSSGLAPGLEKDAK; translated from the coding sequence TTGCAGCTGCATCAGTTAAAATCCGAGCCGATCTATCCGGAATCACCCAAGGTCCCCGGCACCGGGCGACTTCTTATCCGGGTGGTTGTCTTTTTCCTCGTCGCCTCCTCGGTCGCTGCCGTCAAAGACACCAGAAATGCGTCCGCGCAGCTTTCCGCCACCCTTGACCCGCTCAGCTATAAGTATTCCTCCGTTCTCCAGGCGACGCTGGGCGCATTCGGGACAGGGATGGGAAACTTCTCCAGCGGCCTTTTCGCAGCGGCCGCAGCCGCATTCCCCGATCTCTCAGCCGCCGCGTCCACCGCCGTGGCGGATTATATTCTGCTATACAAGGCCAGGGCTTGCCTGGAATTGGGAAAGGGGAAGGAGGCGCTCGATCTCTTCCGTGCGCTTCAGAGCCAGTACCCTGATTCACCGGTTCTGGCGCAAGCCATTCAGGGTCAATCCCAGGCGCTGTTGATCCTCCACGATCCCACGGCGGCACTCGGCACTCTCGACAGCGCGCAGGTCAAGGAGGATGCCGGAGTATCATGCCTGCGGGGACAGGCACTGGAAGCCTGGGGCAAGGGCGCAGAAGCAGCCCGGATTTATCTCCATATCTTCACCGATCACGTCGATTCCGGTGAGGCGGACTTCGCGGAACGACGCTTGCGCGCCCTCTCTCCGGCTTTCTTGACGAAAGCTGAAAACCGGGAAATGCTTGTGCGGCGCAGTGAAAACCTGATCCGCGCCGGCAGAAGCCTGGAGGCCAGAACGCTGCTCCTGAAACTGGAAAGCGCTCGCCTGCCCGGGCCTGGGGAGGGGAAAATATACTTGCTGCTGAGCGACGCGGACACCAACCTGAGGCGGTTGACCGAGGCACTCCGCTATCTGCGCCGTGTCACGGATCCCAACCTCGCGGCCCAGGCCAACTATCTCGAGGGCGTCTGCTACCGCGGCCTCGGCAACGAAGCCGGTTTCCTGAAGACCCGGGACCGGGCGCTGCAGCTGTTTCCCCAGTCGCCATTCACCGAGAAACTGCTCTATTCGGTTGCCACGTACTATGATGTCGACAACAAAATAGAAGCAGCTCGCGAAGCCTACCAGGCGATTGCCCGAGGCTTTCCCAAAGGGGAGTACATTGAGCGTTCCCTGTGGAAGCTGGCGCTGTATTCCTATTCGGGAAAGCACTATGAAGAAGCGCTCAACGGATTCTGGCAGTATCTGCAGGCTAATCCGAGCCCGGGTGCGGCCAGTGCGCCGGCTTACTGGATGGGTCGTTGCTTCGAAAATCTCGGAGATCCGGACAAGGCTGCCTCCCTGTACGGCCGCGTCCAGTTTCTCGCCAACAACAGTTACTATGGCCAACGAGCCCGGGAGGCTCTGGCTGCGATGGTATCCCCAAGCCCGACAACCACTCTCGCCCCCACAACCATCGACTTCGCGCAGGTGAGCCGGAAGCTCGATACAATCCTGCCCGAGCCGGCCACTATTCCCGAGCCTTCCGCCGCGACGCTTCGGGTGATTGAGCGTGCTCGCCAACTCGTGGCGGCTGGGCTTCTCGACCTGGCACTGGTGGAGTTGGAGCGTGGCTATGCCGGCCACGGCGGCAACGACAAAGTTCTATGCTACGGCATGTCCCGCATCTACCAGAGCAAGGACAATTTCTTCGGCGCCATCTCGACGCTGCGCCGGGCCTTTCCGGACTATCTGGATCTTCCCTCCGCATCGCTCCCTGATGAGGTTTGGGACATACTTTTCCCTGTACGCCACTTCAATCTCGTGGCCCAGCATGCCCTTCGAAACCATCTGGATCCCGACCTCGTTCTCGCGTTGATACGGCAGGAGTCCGCTTTTCAAGAGTCCGCCCGTTCCAAGGCCAATGCGCGCGGACTGATGCAGGTGCTCCCATCCACCGGCCGCATCCTGGCGCGCGAAGCAGGTATCGCACGCTACACGGTCAGCAGGCTCTACAACCCGGAGACCAACGTGGCTTTGGGCACGCGCTACCTGGCCTCCCTTCTCCAGCGATACGGCGGCAAGGTAGAATTGGCGCTGGCGGCGTATAATGCGGGCGACAACAGGGTCGATCGCTGGTTGCAGGAGTTTGGAGACGTGAACGTCGCGGAGTTTGTGGAACGCATCCCATTCAGCGAAACTCGAGGCTACGTAAAACAGGTCATCAGCAACAGAGCCCACTATCATCTGCGCACTGCTCCGAGCTCCGGATTGGCACCCGGCCTCGAAAAAGACGCGAAGTGA